The DNA window CCAACTTAAAGGAGGTGTAGTCATAAATGGCAAAGTGTGATGTATGTAGCAAAGATTATCTTTTTGGTTTAAGAGTTAGTCACTCTAACAGAAAAACGAACAGATCTTGGAAGCCAAATGTTAGAAAGGTAAGAATTGTTGATAATGGAACTCCAAAATCAATAAATATTTGTACAAGATGCTTACGTTCGAATAAAGTAACAAGAGCAGTTTAATATTAAAACCGACTATGGATTGGGGTGGCTTTAGCTACCTCAATTTTGTTTTACCCTCTTTATTTAATTTTTATCAATTCGGTCAATAAAGTACTAAAATTGAGATGGCAATTACTGCCACCTCAATTTTTGAGTTTCGATAAAAAAGGTATCATAAACCTTTTTATGTGTGAAGGCGATAGGAAATTACGTCTACCCCATTCTTAGTACCTTTCTTATTAAGCTCCCGAAGAATTTAGGCATTTTTACCACTACTATTTTCATATGAAACACTCCTCCCCGGTAAAAAGCTCCCACTACTTAATATATTATTCAAACTCAATCTTTTTGGTGAATATTTTTACCATTTTCACAATAGTTCCCCTGGGTTTTATGATATTTGCCTTCCAAATTCCTCAAATGCAAAAAGTTCTAACTGCTTTTTTGAGCAATAGAACTGAAAAAACTCAAAATAAGGATTGTAACTACTCCCCCTAATATTGCTGGAACAATAGCTATATCAAAAAACTTGGGACCAAATGTATTGAAAAAAGGCATATATGCACCAATCCATGCACCAACAAGTCCAGCTATTGCAGCTTCACCAGCTCCCCCTTTAATCTTTCCTATAAGTATCGAATTCATTATACCTCCCAATACCAAAGCTATTATTACAGTTACAATAAAACCTACCATATGCTCCTCCTCTAATTATACAATTGAATTTTCATTTATTAGTTTGTATTATTATTTCCCATTATAAGTTTTATTTACTTTTTTCATGAATAAAATAAATTATATAAAGAAAGTTTCTTTGCAAAAAGTAGACTATCATTTTGGAGGATTTAAAATGTATATAATTTATGTGAAAAACTACAAGAAAAAAATAATGTATCTCTCGCTAATTATTCTTTTATGGATTGCAATGTTCATGGCAGCCAGCATGCTTATAGGTCAAACCTTTGCGTACAACCTGACTATAAACGATTATTTAACCTTTTCGTGCCCAACGAAGTACACTATTGAAGATATCTTTATCAATCAAAACATTCAGGCAAATACAATTGAAGCAAATTACAACATAAGTCAGAACATCGCACAAAAATTCTCAACATATAAATCTATGGAAGGTCAATTCAGCTTTGACTATCCTACAGCTTTCGAATTAAAAGAACAGGATTTCAACAGTGCGGAAATTTTATACCATATAGGTTTTAGAGATAAGAACAGACCTATTCATGGATTTGTACAGGTCTGGAATATGCCTTACTCCTTGGATGAATTTCTGGCAAAGTCAAAGTCAACTTCAACCCAAAATTATTTAAACTTTAATTCGCAATCAGTAACTGTAGACAATAGCCCGGCTATCTTCTGGAACTACAGTATATTAACAAATGACAATATAAATTACAGAGGTTTGGAAGTGTTCTGGAAAAAGGACAATAAAATGTATAGGATAAGTTATTTCGTACCCGGAAATCTCTGGAGCGACAAGGAATATGAAACCTTCTGGAGCATTGTAAAATCATTCAAGACCTTTTAAAGGTAAAAAAGTCGCATAAAAAAACTTCCACTGCTTTTACCGTTAGTGGAAGTTTCATTTTTATTATTCCTTTGTAATAACACAACTTGCAACTTTGACACAGTTTCTTCCGCTTTCCTTGGCATCATATAAGGCATTGTCAGCCATCTTCAAAAGATCCGATTCCGTTGTTGACACCTCAGGATAAGTTGACAGTCCAAAGCTGACAGTAACAGATGCTGTCACGAGCTCATCCCTGATAGTAGTTTTTGCAATTTTCTCTCTCAGTATCTCAACCTTATCATATGCCTCTTTAAGTCCCGTTCTAGGAAATAGAAGTACAAACTCCTCTCCTCCATATCTTGCAATGATATCTCCGCTTCTTAATGAATTCTTAAGCAGATCACTAATATGCCTTAAGACCTTATCTCCAAAAAGATGGCCAAATGTATCGTTAAAACGTTTAAAATGGTCTATATCAAATATGGCCAAAGACAAATCATATT is part of the Acetivibrio cellulolyticus CD2 genome and encodes:
- the rpmB gene encoding 50S ribosomal protein L28, which translates into the protein MAKCDVCSKDYLFGLRVSHSNRKTNRSWKPNVRKVRIVDNGTPKSINICTRCLRSNKVTRAV
- a CDS encoding GlsB/YeaQ/YmgE family stress response membrane protein; the protein is MVGFIVTVIIALVLGGIMNSILIGKIKGGAGEAAIAGLVGAWIGAYMPFFNTFGPKFFDIAIVPAILGGVVTILILSFFSSIAQKSS
- a CDS encoding PsbP-related protein codes for the protein MYIIYVKNYKKKIMYLSLIILLWIAMFMAASMLIGQTFAYNLTINDYLTFSCPTKYTIEDIFINQNIQANTIEANYNISQNIAQKFSTYKSMEGQFSFDYPTAFELKEQDFNSAEILYHIGFRDKNRPIHGFVQVWNMPYSLDEFLAKSKSTSTQNYLNFNSQSVTVDNSPAIFWNYSILTNDNINYRGLEVFWKKDNKMYRISYFVPGNLWSDKEYETFWSIVKSFKTF